The following coding sequences are from one Streptomyces angustmyceticus window:
- a CDS encoding NADP-dependent oxidoreductase, which produces MSQAITFSAYGAPDVLQLSAVATPEPGPGQVRIRVRAASVNPLDMKIRSGLMAGKVPAHFPVIPGLDAAGVVDAVGEGAEAAVGDEVLGATAGGSYGEYALLDRAVAKPAALSWEVAASLVTVGRTASRVLGELGVRAGQTLLVHGAAGSVGVIAVQLAVARGITVVGTVGAHDVDRLTALGATAVRYGDGWTERVRAAAPQGVDHVLDASGAGVLADFVALTGDSAHVITIADMSAAQHGVRFSAGAAGQIGDSLPELVRRAAEGTLTVPVWRTYPLADAAQAHTDLEARHNRGKAVLLP; this is translated from the coding sequence ATGTCCCAAGCGATCACCTTTTCCGCCTACGGTGCCCCCGACGTGCTGCAGCTGTCAGCGGTCGCCACGCCGGAGCCCGGCCCGGGCCAGGTCCGGATCCGGGTGCGGGCAGCCTCCGTGAACCCCCTCGACATGAAGATCCGGTCCGGCCTGATGGCCGGCAAGGTCCCCGCGCACTTCCCCGTGATCCCCGGCCTGGACGCGGCCGGTGTCGTCGACGCGGTCGGCGAGGGCGCCGAGGCGGCCGTCGGGGACGAGGTCCTCGGCGCCACGGCCGGCGGCAGCTACGGCGAATACGCCCTGCTCGACCGGGCGGTGGCCAAGCCCGCCGCGCTGTCCTGGGAGGTCGCCGCCTCCCTGGTCACGGTCGGCCGGACCGCGTCCCGTGTCCTCGGGGAGCTGGGCGTGCGGGCGGGGCAGACCCTGCTGGTCCACGGCGCCGCCGGCAGCGTAGGCGTCATCGCGGTGCAACTGGCCGTGGCCCGCGGCATCACCGTCGTCGGAACGGTCGGCGCACATGACGTCGACCGCCTCACCGCGCTCGGCGCGACCGCCGTCCGCTACGGCGACGGCTGGACGGAGCGCGTGCGGGCCGCAGCCCCGCAGGGAGTCGACCACGTCCTCGACGCCTCCGGCGCCGGTGTGCTGGCCGACTTCGTCGCGCTGACCGGTGACAGCGCCCACGTGATCACCATCGCCGACATGTCCGCCGCGCAGCACGGCGTCCGCTTCAGCGCGGGGGCCGCCGGCCAGATCGGGGATTCCCTTCCCGAGCTGGTGCGGAGGGCCGCCGAGGGCACGCTCACGGTGCCGGTCTGGCGCACCTACCCCCTGGCGGACGCGGCGCAGGCCCACACCGACCTGGAGGCGCGCCACAACCGCGGCAAGGCCGTCCTGCTGCCCTGA
- a CDS encoding glycine betaine ABC transporter substrate-binding protein: protein MYLAQVRKTVAGAGALLLAAAGLSGCGLTSGSPLADSVQPGSIGKGRPLEGAQLTVTSKEFTEQIILGQIMGLVFKAAGAEVLDRTNIQGSIGAREAVKSGAADGMYEYTGTAWITYLGHTKRVVDPHEQWDAVRQEDRRHGITWLPAAPLNNTYALVANQANAQKYRLRTLSDVARLTKKDPGAATICGGSEFSVREDGLPGVAKTYGFALRRGNFKKMDDGVVYTQVAEGAACALGVAATTDGRIPQLKLKVLEDDRHFFPNYNAAPEMNSATMRKHPAIAGLLAPITKRLTGSEAQRLNARVDVDGEDPHEVAKDWLVREGFIREG from the coding sequence ATGTACCTGGCCCAGGTACGGAAAACCGTCGCGGGCGCGGGCGCCCTGCTGCTCGCCGCCGCGGGGCTGAGCGGCTGCGGACTGACCAGCGGCAGCCCGCTGGCCGACTCGGTACAGCCCGGCTCCATCGGGAAGGGGCGGCCATTAGAAGGCGCGCAACTTACCGTGACATCGAAGGAATTCACCGAGCAGATCATCCTGGGCCAGATCATGGGGCTGGTCTTCAAAGCAGCCGGCGCGGAAGTCCTGGACCGGACGAACATCCAGGGCTCGATCGGTGCCCGCGAGGCGGTCAAGTCCGGTGCGGCGGACGGGATGTACGAGTACACCGGAACGGCCTGGATCACCTACCTCGGCCATACCAAGCGGGTCGTCGACCCGCACGAGCAGTGGGACGCCGTACGCCAGGAGGACCGCCGCCACGGCATCACCTGGCTGCCCGCCGCCCCGCTCAACAACACCTACGCGCTGGTCGCGAACCAGGCGAACGCGCAGAAGTACCGGCTGCGCACACTCTCCGACGTGGCACGCCTGACGAAGAAGGACCCGGGCGCGGCGACGATCTGTGGCGGAAGCGAGTTCTCGGTGCGCGAGGACGGCCTGCCGGGCGTGGCGAAGACGTACGGATTCGCCCTCCGGCGCGGGAACTTCAAAAAGATGGACGACGGCGTCGTCTACACCCAGGTCGCCGAGGGCGCGGCCTGCGCCCTCGGCGTGGCGGCCACCACCGATGGCCGCATTCCCCAACTCAAGCTGAAGGTGCTGGAGGACGACCGGCACTTCTTCCCCAACTACAACGCGGCACCCGAGATGAACAGCGCCACAATGAGGAAGCATCCCGCCATCGCCGGCCTCCTCGCCCCGATCACCAAGCGGCTGACGGGGTCGGAGGCCCAGCGGTTGAACGCGCGGGTGGACGTGGACGGGGAGGACCCGCACGAGGTGGCGAAGGACTGGCTGGTGCGGGAGGGCTTCATCCGGGAAGGCTGA
- a CDS encoding helix-turn-helix transcriptional regulator, protein MTVRGREGLKQLETSVGLLEEAGATLEQARSLVEYGTLRFEAGHARLGRETARRGLELARQCGAEGLADLARERLQAFGARPRRAHTVGASALTDRERRVAVLAARGLTNREIADTLFITQRTVENHLTSGFRKLGIARRRELAPLLDDEPS, encoded by the coding sequence GTGACCGTGCGCGGCCGCGAGGGCCTGAAGCAGCTGGAGACCTCCGTCGGCCTGCTGGAAGAAGCCGGAGCCACCCTCGAACAGGCCCGGTCACTCGTCGAGTACGGCACCTTGCGCTTCGAGGCCGGGCACGCCCGGCTGGGCCGGGAGACGGCTCGCCGCGGGCTGGAACTGGCCCGGCAGTGCGGGGCCGAGGGCCTTGCCGACCTCGCCCGCGAGCGCCTCCAGGCATTCGGCGCGCGGCCCCGCCGAGCACACACGGTCGGGGCATCGGCGCTGACCGACCGTGAACGCCGCGTCGCGGTGCTCGCGGCCCGCGGACTGACCAACCGGGAGATCGCCGACACCCTGTTCATCACGCAACGGACCGTGGAGAACCACTTGACCAGCGGATTCCGGAAACTCGGCATCGCCCGCAGACGAGAGTTGGCGCCTTTGCTCGACGACGAACCGTCGTGA
- a CDS encoding FG-GAP-like repeat-containing protein, whose translation MSVRCSRAALTAGLLAPVIAAGVLVAAPAGAVVGPATKDGSYPFTVKLDIGGQRSCSAALVDQQWLVTAASCFADNPAESLKVPAGAPKMKTIATVGRTDLTRDGGTVTTVEKLVPRDDRDLVMAKLAKPVTDIAPVEITAKAPLPGEDVFVSGYGRTKDEWVPDRLHYGRFSVGAAKQTSLGITGKDNSAAVCEGDTGAPVWRDIGGRYELAGVGSQSWQGGCFGHDDETRADAVASRTDDIASWIQTVRLATKFGDVSDVITSADFNGDGRTDVAAVMNDGNLHAFYATPDGTLQYGRELWTHDGTWKSFQQIIGGDFNGDGQGDIIARRDDGQLFLYAGTANGTLKPSVEVWYDKSWKGMPQIVRFRADGSGRDGLAAVWDDGSLHAYTTKTDGTLSGAKRDLWYDKSWDGMRILSSGDFNTDSRDDIVATDSDGGFRLYTGNAQGTVTRAPDLWDDKSWRNIRALLGGDFNGDGKSDIAARWSDRSLHLYAGNGKGTLTAGPSMWPTAL comes from the coding sequence ATGTCTGTCAGATGTTCGCGCGCGGCCCTGACCGCAGGGCTTCTTGCCCCCGTCATCGCGGCCGGTGTGCTCGTTGCTGCTCCCGCGGGCGCTGTTGTTGGCCCCGCCACCAAAGACGGCTCGTACCCGTTCACGGTGAAGCTGGACATCGGTGGGCAGCGCAGCTGCTCGGCCGCATTGGTCGATCAGCAGTGGCTGGTCACGGCCGCTAGTTGCTTTGCCGACAATCCCGCGGAGAGCCTGAAGGTTCCTGCTGGGGCGCCGAAGATGAAGACCATCGCCACGGTCGGCCGCACGGACCTGACGCGCGATGGCGGCACCGTGACCACCGTGGAGAAGCTGGTTCCCCGCGATGACCGTGACCTGGTAATGGCCAAACTGGCCAAGCCCGTCACGGATATCGCCCCCGTCGAAATTACTGCCAAGGCCCCACTGCCAGGCGAGGACGTCTTCGTGAGCGGCTACGGCCGCACCAAGGACGAGTGGGTCCCCGACCGCCTGCACTACGGGCGGTTCTCCGTAGGCGCTGCCAAGCAGACCTCGCTCGGCATCACTGGTAAGGACAACAGTGCCGCCGTCTGTGAGGGGGATACCGGTGCTCCTGTATGGCGTGATATTGGCGGCCGCTACGAATTGGCCGGAGTCGGTAGTCAGTCCTGGCAGGGCGGCTGCTTCGGCCATGACGATGAGACCCGCGCCGATGCCGTCGCGTCCCGCACGGACGACATAGCCAGCTGGATCCAGACGGTGCGGCTTGCGACGAAGTTCGGGGACGTCAGCGATGTGATCACCTCGGCCGACTTCAACGGCGATGGCCGCACCGACGTTGCCGCCGTCATGAACGACGGCAACCTGCACGCCTTCTACGCCACACCGGACGGCACCCTGCAGTACGGCCGTGAGCTGTGGACCCATGATGGCACCTGGAAGAGTTTCCAGCAGATCATCGGTGGTGACTTCAACGGCGACGGCCAGGGCGACATCATCGCGCGCCGCGACGACGGCCAGCTCTTCCTCTACGCCGGCACAGCCAACGGCACACTGAAGCCCAGCGTGGAGGTCTGGTACGACAAGTCCTGGAAGGGGATGCCCCAGATCGTGCGCTTCCGTGCCGATGGCTCCGGACGGGATGGCCTGGCAGCCGTGTGGGATGACGGCTCGTTGCACGCCTACACCACCAAGACCGACGGCACTCTCAGCGGAGCCAAGCGCGACCTGTGGTACGACAAGTCCTGGGACGGCATGCGCATCCTGTCCAGCGGCGACTTCAACACCGACAGCAGAGACGACATCGTCGCCACTGACTCCGACGGCGGCTTCCGCCTCTACACCGGCAACGCGCAGGGCACCGTCACCCGCGCCCCTGACCTCTGGGACGACAAGTCCTGGCGCAACATACGCGCCCTGCTCGGCGGCGACTTCAACGGGGACGGCAAGTCCGACATCGCCGCCCGCTGGAGCGACCGCAGCCTGCACCTTTACGCCGGCAACGGCAAGGGCACCCTCACCGCCGGTCCGTCCATGTGGCCCACCGCCTTGTAG
- a CDS encoding ATP-binding protein: MTSAARPSVLEGVETLPVDVTSFVGRRQQVTDAKRLLASARLLTLTGPGGVGKTRLALHVAAAMRRSFRDGVRFVELAELRDSSLFAHTVAAQLGLHDQPSCTTIDVIIEYLRSHEVLLTLDNCEHLIDDCARFIDGVIRACPKVQILATSRQSLGVYGETTLVVPPLPVPSPEAVPSPDALTQYDAVRLFVDRAGAVLPGFRLRDQDCAAIARLCRALDGIPLAIELATVWLRALSLDQIEERLSERYRLLTVSPRNAPTRQRTLQALIDWSYDLCAQPEQQLWARASVFSGSFDLDGIEYIGAIDGITPEEIRNIVLSLVDKSILIRDERDGCVRYRMLETIREYGEARLVAAGEHGAVHRRHRDWYLRMVERFQAEWMGPDQDSWILRLRREHANLREALGFCLSQPDDAVLALSMADRLGTYLGVQGFNSVTRHWLDQALAASPPPSPERTSALRRNAWVALLQGDVDAAQAQLAEAAELAAELGLTKESAYVTLVKGMQAAAAGDIEEASLLTGDALSGFSSGHELSGRLLTMSIHGLLLGLQGERERGLALLEEAVALTVQRGEVIWRSWALLALSFVELDHDLAHAEAAAREALNLRRRVSAKFLMAFAFEILSWVSERQARHVRAATLSGAAAAMWRTVGTSPDYFDPVGVVHRQHLTMVRAALGDDRYDAAFQRGYDLSEEAALGYVLGTAASTGGEPRQAGGADADLTPRERQIAQLVSEGLTNKEIATRLVIAPRTAEGHVQRILTKLGFSSRAQIAAWYVGGQQVRELPLPSN; the protein is encoded by the coding sequence ATGACTTCCGCGGCTCGGCCCAGCGTCCTGGAGGGTGTCGAGACCCTTCCGGTGGACGTCACCAGTTTTGTCGGCCGGCGGCAGCAGGTGACCGATGCGAAACGACTGCTCGCATCCGCACGGCTTTTGACGCTCACCGGCCCCGGCGGGGTGGGCAAGACGCGTCTCGCCCTGCATGTGGCCGCCGCGATGCGACGGAGTTTCCGGGACGGCGTGCGCTTCGTCGAACTGGCGGAATTGCGCGATTCCTCGCTGTTCGCGCATACGGTGGCGGCACAACTCGGCCTGCACGACCAGCCCTCGTGCACCACCATCGACGTGATCATCGAATACCTCCGCTCGCACGAGGTGCTTCTCACGCTCGACAACTGTGAGCATCTGATCGACGACTGCGCGCGGTTCATCGACGGCGTCATCCGGGCGTGCCCGAAGGTGCAGATCCTGGCGACGAGCCGGCAGTCGCTCGGCGTGTACGGCGAGACGACCCTGGTGGTTCCTCCGCTGCCGGTACCGAGCCCCGAAGCGGTGCCGTCGCCGGACGCGCTGACGCAGTACGACGCGGTACGGCTGTTCGTCGACCGCGCCGGCGCCGTGCTGCCCGGGTTCCGCCTCCGTGACCAGGACTGCGCGGCGATCGCGCGACTGTGCCGCGCACTCGACGGGATCCCGCTGGCGATCGAACTGGCCACGGTGTGGCTGCGCGCGCTGTCGCTCGACCAGATCGAGGAGCGCCTGTCCGAGCGCTACCGCCTGCTCACCGTCAGCCCGCGGAACGCACCCACCCGGCAACGCACACTGCAGGCGCTGATCGACTGGAGCTACGACCTGTGCGCGCAGCCCGAACAACAGCTGTGGGCGCGGGCGTCGGTGTTCTCCGGCAGCTTCGATCTGGACGGCATCGAATACATCGGCGCCATCGACGGGATCACGCCGGAGGAGATACGGAACATCGTGCTCTCCCTCGTCGACAAATCCATCCTGATCCGCGACGAGCGCGATGGCTGTGTGCGCTATCGAATGCTGGAGACCATCCGGGAGTACGGGGAGGCGCGGCTTGTCGCGGCCGGCGAGCACGGTGCCGTCCACCGCCGTCATCGCGACTGGTACCTGCGCATGGTGGAGCGGTTCCAGGCCGAGTGGATGGGCCCGGACCAGGACTCCTGGATCCTGCGGCTGCGACGTGAGCACGCCAACCTGCGCGAGGCCCTCGGCTTCTGCCTCTCCCAGCCCGATGACGCCGTCCTCGCGCTGAGCATGGCGGACAGACTGGGGACCTACCTGGGGGTCCAGGGCTTCAACAGCGTGACGCGTCACTGGCTCGATCAGGCGCTGGCGGCAAGCCCCCCACCTTCGCCGGAGCGCACCTCGGCGTTGCGTCGCAATGCCTGGGTCGCGCTGCTGCAAGGCGACGTCGACGCCGCACAGGCGCAGCTCGCCGAGGCTGCCGAACTGGCCGCGGAACTCGGCCTCACCAAGGAAAGCGCCTATGTGACGCTCGTGAAGGGGATGCAGGCCGCGGCCGCGGGAGACATCGAGGAGGCGTCACTGCTCACCGGCGACGCCTTGTCCGGCTTCAGCTCGGGGCACGAACTCAGCGGCAGACTCCTCACGATGTCCATCCACGGGCTCCTCCTCGGACTCCAGGGGGAGCGCGAACGGGGCCTGGCGCTCCTGGAGGAGGCGGTCGCCCTCACCGTGCAGCGCGGCGAGGTGATCTGGCGCTCCTGGGCACTGCTGGCCCTCTCCTTCGTCGAACTCGACCACGACCTGGCGCACGCGGAAGCCGCAGCGCGCGAGGCCCTGAACCTGCGCCGCCGGGTGAGCGCCAAGTTCCTGATGGCCTTCGCCTTCGAGATCCTCTCCTGGGTGAGCGAACGGCAGGCGCGCCATGTCCGTGCGGCCACCCTGAGCGGTGCCGCCGCCGCCATGTGGCGGACGGTCGGCACCTCACCGGACTACTTCGACCCGGTGGGCGTCGTGCACCGGCAGCACCTGACCATGGTCCGCGCGGCCCTGGGCGACGACCGGTACGACGCCGCCTTCCAGCGCGGCTACGACCTCTCCGAAGAGGCAGCACTCGGCTACGTGCTCGGGACGGCGGCCTCGACCGGCGGCGAGCCACGCCAAGCGGGCGGTGCGGACGCGGACTTGACCCCGAGAGAGCGGCAGATCGCCCAACTCGTATCCGAGGGCCTGACCAACAAGGAGATCGCGACGCGCCTGGTCATCGCCCCCCGCACGGCCGAGGGGCACGTCCAACGCATCCTCACCAAGCTCGGATTCAGCTCACGCGCGCAAATCGCCGCCTGGTACGTCGGCGGACAGCAGGTCCGGGAACTGCCCCTCCCCTCGAACTGA
- a CDS encoding alpha/beta fold hydrolase: MSARTLPEATFARTVLGSGPGLVLAHGAGSSANNTYGPILEGLAAHHTVVAVDYPGSGETPRSTTPLDIDEVADQLVAAAFAEGLETFALHGYSLGGPIAIRAAARHPERVTALVLSATMAHPNNQQILTVKVWGKLAATGDRRLVSEFLFPHALSPQAIEAMPAEQLEEAITYAAAEVADGTVEHADLVSRIDVRDDLAALRVPTLVISTTADHLAPPALHRHLADTIPGAQLAEIPTGHLPMVERPEEWQKLITDFLARHRA, from the coding sequence ATGTCAGCACGCACCCTGCCCGAAGCGACCTTCGCCCGCACCGTTCTGGGGTCCGGCCCCGGCCTCGTCCTCGCCCACGGCGCCGGCAGCAGCGCCAACAACACCTACGGCCCGATCCTGGAAGGCCTGGCCGCCCACCACACCGTGGTCGCCGTCGACTACCCCGGCAGCGGCGAGACCCCCCGCTCCACCACCCCCCTCGACATAGACGAGGTGGCCGACCAGCTCGTCGCCGCCGCCTTCGCCGAGGGCCTGGAGACCTTCGCCCTGCACGGCTACTCCCTCGGCGGGCCGATCGCCATCCGCGCCGCCGCCCGCCACCCCGAGCGCGTCACCGCCCTCGTCCTGAGCGCCACCATGGCCCACCCCAACAACCAGCAGATCCTGACCGTCAAGGTGTGGGGCAAGCTCGCCGCCACCGGCGACCGCCGTCTGGTGAGCGAGTTCCTGTTCCCGCACGCCCTCAGCCCCCAGGCCATCGAGGCCATGCCGGCGGAGCAGTTGGAAGAGGCCATCACCTACGCCGCCGCCGAAGTCGCCGACGGCACCGTCGAGCACGCCGACCTCGTCAGCCGGATCGACGTCCGTGACGACCTCGCCGCCCTCCGCGTCCCCACCCTGGTCATCTCCACCACCGCCGACCACCTGGCACCCCCCGCCCTGCACCGTCACCTCGCCGACACCATCCCCGGCGCCCAGCTCGCGGAGATCCCCACCGGCCACCTGCCGATGGTGGAACGCCCCGAGGAATGGCAGAAGCTGATCACCGACTTCCTCGCCCGGCACCGCGCCTGA
- a CDS encoding MarR family winged helix-turn-helix transcriptional regulator: MTQPTPETGWRRPVPGQEATVPVPAAAGGGPISHAIFRLARLHRMVAGQHLRRIGLHAGQELVMMCLWEHGAQRQTDLVRRVDSDAATMTRTVRRLEQAGFVRRRPSLTDKRASLIEPTAAGHALRREVEQSWSRLEDLAAGNLSADERTAALRALARLERTLVQAARRSSCADKERACRDGDTGPADGRT, encoded by the coding sequence ATGACGCAGCCCACACCGGAGACCGGTTGGAGGCGCCCGGTACCGGGACAGGAGGCCACCGTCCCGGTACCGGCCGCGGCCGGCGGCGGTCCGATCAGCCACGCGATCTTCCGCCTGGCCCGGCTGCACCGCATGGTCGCGGGACAGCACCTGCGCCGCATCGGTCTCCACGCGGGCCAGGAGCTGGTCATGATGTGCCTGTGGGAACACGGCGCACAGCGGCAGACGGACCTGGTGCGACGGGTGGACTCCGACGCCGCCACCATGACCCGTACCGTCCGGCGCCTGGAGCAGGCCGGCTTCGTCCGCCGCCGCCCCTCGCTCACCGACAAGCGCGCGTCACTCATCGAACCCACCGCCGCCGGCCATGCCCTGCGCCGGGAGGTCGAGCAGAGCTGGAGCCGGCTCGAGGACCTGGCGGCCGGGAACCTCTCCGCCGACGAGCGCACCGCGGCCCTGCGCGCCCTGGCACGTCTGGAGCGCACCCTCGTCCAGGCCGCCCGCCGGTCCTCCTGCGCGGACAAGGAACGTGCCTGCCGCGACGGCGACACCGGGCCGGCCGATGGCCGGACCTGA
- a CDS encoding winged helix-turn-helix transcriptional regulator, which yields MAARTTLAPLTADADLTAAFEVLGQKWNGIILHTLATRPARFGELSTAIDGISVKMLAGRLRELLDAGLLTHDRLPPGPATYTLTTDGRALLPALERIRSWSQRRRTT from the coding sequence ATGGCAGCCCGCACCACCCTCGCGCCGCTGACCGCCGATGCGGACCTCACCGCCGCGTTCGAGGTCCTCGGCCAGAAGTGGAACGGAATCATCCTCCACACCCTGGCCACCCGCCCCGCCCGCTTCGGCGAACTGTCCACCGCCATCGACGGCATCAGCGTGAAGATGCTCGCCGGCCGGCTGCGCGAACTCCTCGACGCCGGTCTCCTCACCCACGACCGGCTCCCGCCCGGGCCCGCCACGTACACCCTCACCACCGACGGCCGGGCGCTGCTGCCGGCCCTGGAGCGGATCCGCTCCTGGTCGCAGCGCAGAAGAACCACATGA
- a CDS encoding ATP-binding protein has product MRTAVGDGPRGRGRDAALVESDPRFAAHASRRLAHRPEAVGHARRVARSVLHAWRIDDDAAHCVLLVVSELVTNAVEHAQPPLALHLRRENRGPRVWVAITDGGPSVRGGTWTSSCAHDEHGRGLAIVEALAAAHGADSHPDGTTHWARLPVAYRTR; this is encoded by the coding sequence GTGCGTACCGCTGTCGGCGACGGCCCTCGCGGCAGAGGCCGGGACGCGGCCCTCGTCGAGAGCGATCCCCGCTTCGCCGCTCACGCGTCGCGTCGGCTCGCGCACCGTCCGGAAGCGGTCGGCCACGCCCGTCGCGTCGCCAGGTCGGTGCTCCACGCCTGGCGTATCGACGACGATGCCGCCCACTGCGTACTGCTCGTGGTGTCCGAGCTGGTCACGAACGCCGTGGAGCACGCGCAGCCGCCGCTCGCCCTGCACCTGCGCCGCGAGAACAGAGGCCCTCGGGTGTGGGTGGCAATCACCGACGGCGGCCCGTCGGTCCGGGGCGGGACCTGGACATCGTCCTGCGCCCACGACGAACACGGGCGCGGCCTGGCCATCGTCGAAGCCCTGGCCGCCGCACACGGCGCCGACAGTCACCCGGACGGCACCACCCACTGGGCACGATTGCCCGTGGCATACCGGACTCGCTGA
- a CDS encoding alkene reductase, protein MTTAFDPIVLGGKRLASRVVMAPMTRSRAFGPGAEPTELMATYYAQRASAGLLVTEGIQPSPVGQGYPDTPGLHTSGQVRAWRTVTDAVHREGGAIFAQLMHTGRIGHPSLLPEGLVPVAPSAVAAKGQVFTHEGPKEFVTPEELTEPEIRQTVADFADAARNAIEAGFDGVELHGANGYLIHQFLAPNTNRRTDAWGGDTEGRIRFAVEVVTAVAEAIGGHRVGLRISPGNVYNDIAEDDPAEVYAALLDRLATLDLAYLHLMEGQDRSLTARLRKAWPGTFVLNPFTYPDATGPDALKLVEDGSADMVAYGALFLANPDLPARLAAGGPFNSPDKATFYGGDHRGYTDYPTLSA, encoded by the coding sequence ATGACCACTGCTTTCGATCCGATCGTCCTGGGCGGCAAGCGCCTGGCCAGCCGCGTCGTCATGGCTCCGATGACCCGCAGCCGTGCGTTCGGGCCCGGCGCCGAGCCGACGGAGCTGATGGCGACCTACTACGCGCAGCGCGCCAGCGCGGGGCTGCTCGTCACGGAGGGCATCCAGCCCTCGCCGGTCGGCCAGGGCTACCCCGACACCCCCGGCCTGCACACGTCCGGGCAGGTCCGGGCGTGGCGGACGGTGACCGACGCCGTGCACCGCGAAGGCGGCGCGATCTTCGCCCAGCTGATGCACACCGGCCGGATCGGCCACCCCAGCCTGCTGCCCGAGGGCCTGGTGCCGGTCGCGCCGTCGGCGGTAGCCGCGAAGGGCCAGGTGTTCACCCACGAGGGCCCGAAGGAGTTCGTGACGCCCGAGGAGCTGACCGAGCCGGAGATCCGGCAGACCGTCGCCGACTTCGCCGACGCGGCCCGCAACGCGATCGAGGCCGGCTTCGACGGCGTGGAACTCCACGGCGCCAACGGCTACCTGATCCACCAGTTCCTCGCGCCCAACACCAACCGGCGCACCGACGCCTGGGGCGGCGACACCGAGGGCCGGATCCGGTTCGCGGTGGAGGTCGTCACCGCCGTGGCCGAGGCGATCGGCGGCCACCGGGTGGGCCTGCGGATCTCGCCCGGAAACGTCTACAACGACATCGCCGAGGACGACCCGGCCGAGGTCTACGCGGCGCTGCTGGACCGGCTCGCCACCCTGGACCTGGCCTATCTGCACCTGATGGAGGGCCAGGACCGCTCCCTGACCGCGCGGCTGCGCAAGGCATGGCCCGGCACGTTCGTCCTCAACCCGTTCACCTACCCGGACGCCACCGGTCCGGACGCGCTGAAGCTGGTCGAGGACGGCAGCGCGGACATGGTCGCCTACGGGGCGCTGTTCCTGGCCAACCCCGACCTCCCGGCCCGCCTGGCCGCCGGCGGCCCGTTCAACTCCCCGGACAAGGCCACCTTCTACGGCGGCGACCACCGCGGCTACACCGACTACCCCACCCTCTCCGCCTAA